Sequence from the uncultured Sunxiuqinia sp. genome:
AATCTCATCTTCAGAGACTGATGCGAAATCACCGACTGTAGGAAATTTTTCTAAAAACCGCCTGAAATAGGCTAATCCCTGATCAATTCGAGTTTGTTGTAAGATTATCTCTGATAGCCATATCGTATAGGGATCGGTCGTTTCGCGCCATGGAAGATCTCTTTTGTTTTCCTCGTACCATTTTTGAAATAAACCCCTTAAAATGCCAATTTCTCTCATAACTGCTTTAAAATCTTTATAGATTGCAAAAATAAATCATTTCAGGTGTTTATAGTTTTTAAATAATTTTTATTTTTGCAGACCAATTAGCGGGAATTATATAATTTATTGAAAACTAAATATTTTAAGAGATGACTAAAGCAGATATTGTTAATGAAATTAGCAAGAACACGGGAATCGAGAAAGTGACTGTTCAAAAAACTGTTGAGGCTTTTATGGAAACAGTAAAAGACTCACTTACTGATGGTAAAAATGTTTACCTTCGTGGTTTCGGTAGTTTTATCGTAAAAAAGAGAGCTGAGAAAACAGCACGAAATATTTCAAAAAATACAACAATTATTATTCCTGAGCACTTCATTCCGGCTTTTAAACCAGCCAAGACGTTTGTAGCTCAAGTTAAAGACGAAGTAAAAAAATAAAGTTATGCCAAGCGGAAAAAAAAGAAAAAGACATAAGATGGCTACGCACAAGCGTAAGAAAAGATTGCGTAAAAACAGACATAAGAAAAAGAAATAGTCTGACGCCTTTTTTTAGCAGTAGCTATTAAGAGAAATTAATGATTAAACCTAAAGTGCAAAAGTGCTTTAGGTTTAATCCGTTTATTAACTAACTAAAAAGATAAATTATTATTAAAATCAAAATAACGTTGTGAGTAGCGATCTAATTATTGATGTCTCTCCCTCAGAAGTCGTTATTGCCTTATTAGAAAATAAACGCCTAGTTGAACTTACCAGGGAAAAAAGCGGAGCAAAATTTGCAGTTGGCGACATTTATTTAGCCAAAGTGAAAAAAATTATGCCGAGCTTGAACGCTGCATTCATCGACGTTGGTTATGAAAAGGATGCATTTTTGCATTATCTCGACATGGGACCCCAGTTTTCAACTTTAAACAAGTTTATGAAAATTGCCAGTTCCAAAAAGAACCGTATTTCTTCATTATCTAAAATTCATTCCTTGCCCGATATTAATAAAGAGGGTAAAGTAACAGAAGTATTGAAAACAGGCCAGAATATTTTGGTTCAGATTGCCAAAGAACCAATTTCTACCAAAGGGCCACGATTAACTTCAGAGCTTTCAATAGCTGGACGAAATTTAGTGTTGATGCCTTTTAGCGACAAAGTTAGTGTTTCGCAAAAGATTGGTTCAACCGAAGAAAAGAACCGGCTAAAAAAATTAATTCAAAGTATTAAGCCGAAGAAATATGGTGTGATTGTTCGAACTGTTGCTGAAGGAAAACGGGTAGCAGAACTAGATCAGGAATTGAAAAGACTGGTTGCTAAATTTGAAACTACTTTCCAAAAACTTAAAAAAGCTACCGCCCCAGCTTTAATAGTCGGAGAGATTGACCGAACAACAGCATTACTGCGAGACATTTATAACCCAACGTTTAACAGCATCATTGTTAATGATAAAGCTGTTTCTGATGACGTTGCAGATTATATTGCAACGATTGCTCCTGAAAAAAAGAAAATGGTTAAAACCTACACCGGAGGACAACCCATTTTTGAACATTTTGGGGTCGATAAGCAAATTAAAGCGTCATTTGGTAAAACGGTTTCGTTTAAAAACGGAGCTTACCTGATTATTGAACATACAGAGGCTTTTCACGTGATTGATGTTAACAGCGGCAATCGGTCAAAAGCCGGAGTGGATCAGGAAACCAATGCGATGGAAGTTAACCTGGCAGCAGCTGAGGAAATAGCAAGACAGTTGAGGTTAAGAGACATGGGAGGTATCATTGTTATCGATTTTATCGATATGCATGAATCAGGAAACCGCCAAAGGGTTTTCGAACGTATGAAAGAGGCGATGGGAGTCGACCGTACCAAGCACAACATACTTCCTTTAAGTAAGTTTTGTTTGATGCAGATCACTCGTCAACGGGTAAGGCCCGAAGAACATGTGGATACAGCAGAAGTATGTCCATCATGTAAAGGCACCGGAAAAATTACGCCTAGTATTCTCTTTACAGATGAATTAAGTAGCAAAGTCAACTACATTTTTAAAGACTTAAATAAAAAGAGTTTGACCTTGAAAGTTCATCCGTATGTAGCTGCATTTCTGACTAAAGGAATTCATTCCATTAAAAGGAAGTGGGCTTTTAAATATTTCAAAAAAATCAATGTTGAATCGGTTAATGCCTACAGCTTTTTGGAATATCATTTTTATGACGATAATTTAGAAGAAATTATTCTTTAATATTGAAATCCCGGACTTTGTTCGGGATTTCTTATTTTTAGGGCTAACTTAATTGGTTCATTCTATGTTGAGGTATTTATACACCGTGCTGTTTTTTTTCTTCTCATTGTTTGTTGGAGCATACGAGATTTCAGGAAAACTGAATCTGTCTGATGATTGGCAGCCTCGGGTTTACTTGGCCTCAATCAATGCGCCGGAAAACTTGTTTGTTGCTTCGCCGGAGTTTATTATTAATGAAGCATTGATTGACGCGGATGGCCAATTTTTATTGACCGGAAATGATTTGCCTGAAGAACCCCGGTTTTATCGTATTTACATTGTTCGGAATAATCTTTTTGCCGTTGAGTTTATTACCGGTTCAGTGCGTAATTTTGCGCACTTGTTATTGAATAATTCTTCGATAATAAAGATAGAGAGTTCTGACAATAAATCTGTTTTTGATTCTTTGGTTATAAGAGGGTCAAAGATAAATTCCAAAATCAGTCAGTTTGAGAAAAGCTATTTTGAGAAACAGAAACATCTGACTTCAATAAACACCATTGCAAAGCGCGATTTTCAATCGCAAAGTCTTAACAGGTATATTCGGAGTTTTGTAGACAGCTGTGAAAGTTCCTTGGTTGCTTTGTTTGCGATATATCATATCGTTGATCCCAAAACCGATTTTTTGAGAAACAGCCAGTTTTATTTTCATTTTCAGGATCGGTTGAAATTGGCTTTTCCGTCGCATATTTATACCTACGCTTACGACGACATGCTAATAAACCTGGTTGGTTACCGTGATTTGGTTTGTGAAATTCCGCGAATTACAAAGACTTGGCGCGATTGGATTATCGCAGGAGAGGGATTGGTGATCCTGTTTTTAGTATTGTGGATTTTCAGAATACGTCGACCTTTTAATAAAAAGAAAGTGGTTGATTATCGCTCTCTACTTACCGACAAGGAATTTAAAATTTGGGAGCGTTTGGCATCCGGGAAAAGCAATAAAGAAATTGCAAGCGAACTGTTTATTGAATTGAGCACGGTGAAAACCCATATTAATAGCTTGTACCGCAGGTTAAATGTTGCTAATCGAAAAGAGGCTATTAAGCTCTATAGCGACTGGCAAAATTAATATTCGTGGGGGTCTAGTCCCTATTTCAATCCAATTGCCTCCGGGTTGAAACCTTAAACAATAAGTCATTTCCCAATTTGCATGCTTATATTTGTATTGAACAAATAAAATACAAATTCGAACGTAATGAAGCAACTTAGTTTTATCATCACCTTTTTAATTATCTCCTTCACATCATTTAGTCAGATACTGGAACCTGTAAAATGGTCTTTCGATTCAAAACAAGATGGAGATCAGGTTCAGCTAATTTTTAAAGCAACCATAGAAGAAAGTTGGCATTTGTACGATACTTACCTGGCGGAAGGAGGTCCGGTCGCAACTTCAATTAATTATGAAGATACGACCCGGTTTGCGTTTGTGGGTGATTTGCAGAAAACACCAGAACCCACTGAACAGTTTGATGAAACATTTCAGATGGTTTTACGATACTTTAGTCACCAAGCAGAGTTTGTCCAAAATGTGAAATTGAAGACAGATGAACTGGTTACCATAAACGGCTATGTTGAGTTTATGTGCTGTGATGACGAAACATGCCTGCCTCCAACAGAAGTTGATTTTTCATTTACGTTCAATGATTCAAAAGAGCAACCTGCCGGAGAAAGTAAAGTAAATGTTGAATCAGATACAACGAAAATATTAACCGATAAAGGAAAAGAGGGGTCCACGGAGACACTTTGGTTGTTTTTCTTCTTTTCCCTTTTAGCAGGGTTTGCAGCGATTCTAACTCCCTGCGTTTTCCCGATGATACCGATGACTGTGTCATTTTTTATGCACAGCGGAAAATCAAAATTGAAATCCCGGCTACATGCGGCCTTTTATGGTTTTTCGATTATCGCAATTTATACCATTGTTGGTACATTTGTAGCCGTAGTTTTTGGGCCGGGTGCAGCGAATTGGCTGAGTACCCACTGGTTACCCAATACATTATTCTTCATTATCTTTTTTGTTTTTGCTTTCTCTTTTTTTGGTATGTTCGAAATAACTTTACCAAGTTGGTTGGTTAATCGGTCAGACAAACAGGTAGATAAAGGCGGATTTTTGGGATCTTTTTTCATGGCATTGACCTTAGTTTTGGTTTCCTTTTCTTGTACCGGTCCTATTGTTGGAGCTATTTTGGTTGAGTCGGCTGGAGGAGCAGTATTGAAACCCATTGTAGGGATGTTTGGGTTTGCATTAGCTTTTGCTTTGCCATTTACCTTATTTGCTTTATTTCCGGGATGGTTAAATAATTTACCAAAATCAGGTGGTTGGTTAAATTCTGTAAAAGTAGTACTTGGATTCCTGGAACTGGCACTTGGTCTTAAATTCTTAAGCATTGCTGATCAGACTTATCATTGGGGAATACTAGATCGCGAGGTTTATCTGGCTCTTTGGATTGTCATTTTCATTTTAATGGGCTTTTATTTGTTAGGTAAATTGAAGTTTTCGCACGATAGTGATGTGAAATTTGTTTCGGTACCTCGATTGATGATGGCAATTATAACTTTTTCGTTTGTGGTTTATTTAATTCCCGGAATGTTTGGAGCTCCATTAAAGGCAATTTCTGGTTATTTGCCACCACAAACAACCCACGATTTTGACTTGCATAAAATTATTCGTGATGAGGTTAAATTGGTTGGGGCTACGGGTGGAACAATTGGTTTTCATGAAGGAAGCGAGCAGTGTGAAGAACCTAAGTTTGCAGAGTTTTTACATTTGCCACATGGGCTAAATGGTTATTTCGACTATGAGCAGGGAATGGCTTGTGCGAAAGCTTTAAATAAACCTGTATTCATTGATTTTACAGGGCATGGTTGCGTAAACTGTCGAGAGATGGAAGCTAATGTTTGGTCTGATCCACGCGTATTGGAAAGACTAAAAAATGAGTTTGTGATTATTGCTTTGTATGTAGACGATAAAAGTAAATTACCAGAAAGCGAGTGGGTGACTTCAACCTATGATGGAAAAGTAAAGAGGACTTTAGGTAAGAAATATGCAGATTTTCAAATTACACGATTTGGCGTGAATGCTCAACCATACTATGTGCTTTTAGATAATAACGGAGATTTGTTGGTTGATCCAAAGGCCTACGATTTGAATCCAGACAATTTTATTGACTTTTTGGATAGCGGGATGAAAGAGTTTAAAGAAAGAAATTAGATTTTGCTATTGTATATTAAAGTAGTGGTTTGGTGAAAACTGAACCGCTATTCTTTTTTTAGTTTCATTTTATTTGTTTGTCATTGTACAATAAACTTCTTCTACATGGTGTGTGGGGTGGCTGACGTTTCTTCTTTTACATAGCCAAGATCAGTAAGTCACACGTGAGTAGAGTTATTCAGGTTATTTTTTCCATCGTGAGTTTTCCGCAATCAAGCGGACAGCCATCAATGATTAGCATCTCAGAATCTTTAACCGAATTAATCATGTTTTCAATACCGGCACCAACAAAAGCCAGACATTTCATTTGTCGGTCGCCATTTTGATGCATCTTGCGGGCTACCATGTCAGAGATTTGTCCCAGATCAGCTGCGCCGGAACCTGCAAATACTGTTTTTGGAATGTTTTCATTACCAGAACAGGTTTTCTTTCTCATGATTTTTCATTTTAAGTGAATATCAGGTAATTGAACGTAAAGCCAATCAGTATAATTCCGGAAGCGACTACTCCTACAAAAACAGCAATCAGTTGCCATTTTAGTACTTTCTTCAGGATGACTACTTCAGGAAGAGAAAGCCCGATTACAGACATCATAAAGGCTAGAGCAGTGCCCAGCGATACGCCTTTTTCAATTAGCACACTTACAATTGGAATAATGCCAGCTGCATTGGAGTATAGCGGAATGCCAACCAGAATAGCTAGTGGAATGGAATACCAATGTTGATTGCCAAGTGTTGACGATAGAAAATCGTCGGGGACAAAACCATGTGCTCCTGCACCAATCGCGATACCAACTAAAATGTAAATCCAGATTTTGCCAATAATTTCTTTTACCAAATCCCATCCCGCTTGAATTCGTTGTTGAAAAGTAAGGTTTGCTTTTTCTTCCTCCAGTTGGGTTGCTTTTACCTGGTAAACCCATTCAGCAACGTATTTTTGCAGGTGAAGTTTTTCAATGATAAACCCCGCCATAATCGCGATCATTAAGCCTGAGACAACATAAATGACAGCTACTTTCCAGCCAAACAGACCAATGAGCAATACCAAGGCTACTTCGTTGATCAGCGGAGCCGCAATCAAAAAAGAAAAAGTGACTCCAATTGGTATTCCAGCTTCAACAAAACCCAGGAATAGCGGTATAGCCGAACAGGAACAAAACGGCGTAACAATTCCTAAAAGAGAAGCCATTACATTGCCCGTGAATAGCGATTTGCCTTCCAGTACCTTTCGTGTTTTCTCGGCTGAAAAATAGCTTCGGATGATGCCGATAATAAAAATGATCAATATCAACAGCAGGATCACCTTGGGTACTTCGTATAAGAAAAAGTTGACTGCCTGTGTCAAATGAGCTTCCGGATTCATATGAAAAACGCCATATGTAATCAGGTCAGCCAACCATTGCATATTTATGTATATCAATATCCAAACAGGGAGGCCTAGAAGTAAGAGGTATGTTCTTCTGTTTTTCATGAAAACCAAATAATGATGATGTAATAAATGCCGACACCGATAAACATAGTGGCAACGACTCGACGGACCCAAATTTCAATTACTTTGAGGTGACTGTATATGGAGCCAACCTTCGCAATGGCAAAAGCGATTAGCCAGGCAAATACAATCACGGGCAGGGCTGTCGCAATCGCAAATATTATAGGAAGAACCAAGCCGGATGCCGATTGAATTGTCATAGGAATTAGCATTCCAAAATAAAGAACACCACTGTATGGACAGAAAGCCAAAGCAAACAAAACACCAACCAGGAAAACATCCCAAAAGCTGTGTTTTTCTTTAGCTTCAAATTTTTGACTGAGCTTATTGAATCCCGGGAAATTCAATTTAATTATTCCAAGCATGACCAAACCAATCAGTACCAAAAGTGGGCCTAAGATGCGTTCGCCATATTGTTGAAAAATTCTCGAGAACTTCAGTTGATCGGCACCCAAAAAAAGGATAAAAGCCAGACTCGTATACGAAAAAGCTCTTCCCAATGTGTATACCAACCCGCTGATAAATACCCGTTTCCTGTCGCTAACATCTTTGCCTAAGAAGCCAATCGCGGTTATGTTTGTGGCCATCGGGCAGGGGCTAATAGCCGTCATCAAACCCAGAATTAAGGCTGACAATGCGGCGTAATTGGTATTTTCAAGTATGCTTTGTAAAAGCTCCATGTTTATTCGTTGTCCAATTCTTTCACCGCTTTTTCAATCGCAGCTTTCAATTTGTCTGGATTGCTTCGGGCATACATAAAACCTTTGTTGGTGAGGTCGATGTTTTTCTTACCGTTAGTAATAATCAAAGCCTGTCCGCCAGCTCCAACCGTTTCTGCAATAGCCATATTTTCATCCTTGTCAATATTGAGTGATTTTAGTTGTATTTGCATTGTCTTTAATGCTTCCGATGAAACATTTTCAATAGCTTTGCAAGTTTCGCAACGGCGCGTATTGTGGAAATAGAACGCTTCAATTTTTGCATCCCCTTGTTTCTCGACAGAAGTTTTTGTTTGTGCAAAACAGCCTACTCCCAC
This genomic interval carries:
- a CDS encoding aromatic aminobenezylarsenical efflux permease ArsG family transporter, with the translated sequence MELLQSILENTNYAALSALILGLMTAISPCPMATNITAIGFLGKDVSDRKRVFISGLVYTLGRAFSYTSLAFILFLGADQLKFSRIFQQYGERILGPLLVLIGLVMLGIIKLNFPGFNKLSQKFEAKEKHSFWDVFLVGVLFALAFCPYSGVLYFGMLIPMTIQSASGLVLPIIFAIATALPVIVFAWLIAFAIAKVGSIYSHLKVIEIWVRRVVATMFIGVGIYYIIIIWFS
- a CDS encoding permease — translated: MKNRRTYLLLLGLPVWILIYINMQWLADLITYGVFHMNPEAHLTQAVNFFLYEVPKVILLLILIIFIIGIIRSYFSAEKTRKVLEGKSLFTGNVMASLLGIVTPFCSCSAIPLFLGFVEAGIPIGVTFSFLIAAPLINEVALVLLIGLFGWKVAVIYVVSGLMIAIMAGFIIEKLHLQKYVAEWVYQVKATQLEEEKANLTFQQRIQAGWDLVKEIIGKIWIYILVGIAIGAGAHGFVPDDFLSSTLGNQHWYSIPLAILVGIPLYSNAAGIIPIVSVLIEKGVSLGTALAFMMSVIGLSLPEVVILKKVLKWQLIAVFVGVVASGIILIGFTFNYLIFT
- a CDS encoding cytochrome c biogenesis protein CcdA; translation: MKQLSFIITFLIISFTSFSQILEPVKWSFDSKQDGDQVQLIFKATIEESWHLYDTYLAEGGPVATSINYEDTTRFAFVGDLQKTPEPTEQFDETFQMVLRYFSHQAEFVQNVKLKTDELVTINGYVEFMCCDDETCLPPTEVDFSFTFNDSKEQPAGESKVNVESDTTKILTDKGKEGSTETLWLFFFFSLLAGFAAILTPCVFPMIPMTVSFFMHSGKSKLKSRLHAAFYGFSIIAIYTIVGTFVAVVFGPGAANWLSTHWLPNTLFFIIFFVFAFSFFGMFEITLPSWLVNRSDKQVDKGGFLGSFFMALTLVLVSFSCTGPIVGAILVESAGGAVLKPIVGMFGFALAFALPFTLFALFPGWLNNLPKSGGWLNSVKVVLGFLELALGLKFLSIADQTYHWGILDREVYLALWIVIFILMGFYLLGKLKFSHDSDVKFVSVPRLMMAIITFSFVVYLIPGMFGAPLKAISGYLPPQTTHDFDLHKIIRDEVKLVGATGGTIGFHEGSEQCEEPKFAEFLHLPHGLNGYFDYEQGMACAKALNKPVFIDFTGHGCVNCREMEANVWSDPRVLERLKNEFVIIALYVDDKSKLPESEWVTSTYDGKVKRTLGKKYADFQITRFGVNAQPYYVLLDNNGDLLVDPKAYDLNPDNFIDFLDSGMKEFKERN
- a CDS encoding nitrophenyl compound nitroreductase subunit ArsF family protein, whose amino-acid sequence is MKTIFLSLLLMVGVGCFAQTKTSVEKQGDAKIEAFYFHNTRRCETCKAIENVSSEALKTMQIQLKSLNIDKDENMAIAETVGAGGQALIITNGKKNIDLTNKGFMYARSNPDKLKAAIEKAVKELDNE
- a CDS encoding putative zinc-binding protein, which encodes MRKKTCSGNENIPKTVFAGSGAADLGQISDMVARKMHQNGDRQMKCLAFVGAGIENMINSVKDSEMLIIDGCPLDCGKLTMEKIT
- a CDS encoding Rne/Rng family ribonuclease yields the protein MSSDLIIDVSPSEVVIALLENKRLVELTREKSGAKFAVGDIYLAKVKKIMPSLNAAFIDVGYEKDAFLHYLDMGPQFSTLNKFMKIASSKKNRISSLSKIHSLPDINKEGKVTEVLKTGQNILVQIAKEPISTKGPRLTSELSIAGRNLVLMPFSDKVSVSQKIGSTEEKNRLKKLIQSIKPKKYGVIVRTVAEGKRVAELDQELKRLVAKFETTFQKLKKATAPALIVGEIDRTTALLRDIYNPTFNSIIVNDKAVSDDVADYIATIAPEKKKMVKTYTGGQPIFEHFGVDKQIKASFGKTVSFKNGAYLIIEHTEAFHVIDVNSGNRSKAGVDQETNAMEVNLAAAEEIARQLRLRDMGGIIVIDFIDMHESGNRQRVFERMKEAMGVDRTKHNILPLSKFCLMQITRQRVRPEEHVDTAEVCPSCKGTGKITPSILFTDELSSKVNYIFKDLNKKSLTLKVHPYVAAFLTKGIHSIKRKWAFKYFKKINVESVNAYSFLEYHFYDDNLEEIIL
- a CDS encoding HU family DNA-binding protein; its protein translation is MTKADIVNEISKNTGIEKVTVQKTVEAFMETVKDSLTDGKNVYLRGFGSFIVKKRAEKTARNISKNTTIIIPEHFIPAFKPAKTFVAQVKDEVKK
- a CDS encoding LuxR C-terminal-related transcriptional regulator, with protein sequence MLRYLYTVLFFFFSLFVGAYEISGKLNLSDDWQPRVYLASINAPENLFVASPEFIINEALIDADGQFLLTGNDLPEEPRFYRIYIVRNNLFAVEFITGSVRNFAHLLLNNSSIIKIESSDNKSVFDSLVIRGSKINSKISQFEKSYFEKQKHLTSINTIAKRDFQSQSLNRYIRSFVDSCESSLVALFAIYHIVDPKTDFLRNSQFYFHFQDRLKLAFPSHIYTYAYDDMLINLVGYRDLVCEIPRITKTWRDWIIAGEGLVILFLVLWIFRIRRPFNKKKVVDYRSLLTDKEFKIWERLASGKSNKEIASELFIELSTVKTHINSLYRRLNVANRKEAIKLYSDWQN